From a single Bacteroidales bacterium genomic region:
- a CDS encoding tetratricopeptide repeat protein: protein MKRFVFIILGLMLVHGANAQTNNVTAAYNHLRYGKLDKAKEAIDKAIENPKTMTVGKTWFYYGNVYLAIHLSDEPDYKNLDPDALEKAFNGYEKALQYDEKNEFTQEINERLIVCAEQYFNKGVTFYNESNFADAASAFDQAALINQNIGITDTTSYFYTAQSAFFAGKLDLAKQNFQKLIEMNYAEPAIFRFTSEVYKAEADTVKALETIKQGRSRFPDEFSLIIEEINIYLAANEKDKAMELLQIAITKDDKNPTLFFAVGTNYDQMGNFEEAEKNYLKAIELNSEFFDPIYNLGALYVNKAIEITEQANKLPLNEQKKYDELKVQADEYLTKSLPYLEKADQLNPNDVYVLRTLRDIYARLGMLDKLKEVDEKLHQND from the coding sequence ATGAAAAGATTTGTGTTCATAATTTTAGGACTAATGTTGGTGCATGGAGCCAACGCTCAAACCAACAATGTCACAGCAGCTTACAATCATCTAAGGTATGGCAAATTGGATAAGGCAAAAGAAGCCATTGATAAAGCCATAGAGAATCCCAAAACGATGACTGTCGGGAAAACCTGGTTTTATTATGGAAACGTTTACCTTGCTATCCACTTATCAGACGAACCTGATTATAAGAATCTTGATCCCGATGCTCTTGAAAAAGCATTTAACGGATACGAAAAAGCATTGCAATATGATGAAAAAAATGAATTTACCCAAGAAATCAACGAAAGGCTGATTGTTTGTGCTGAGCAATACTTTAACAAAGGAGTCACTTTTTACAACGAATCAAACTTTGCTGATGCAGCATCTGCGTTCGACCAGGCTGCTCTGATTAATCAAAACATCGGGATAACTGATACTACCTCATACTTTTATACTGCCCAAAGCGCTTTTTTCGCCGGTAAACTCGACCTGGCCAAACAAAATTTTCAAAAGTTGATCGAAATGAATTACGCTGAGCCTGCTATTTTCAGATTTACTTCCGAAGTTTACAAAGCAGAAGCAGATACAGTTAAAGCATTGGAAACTATCAAGCAAGGTAGATCAAGATTCCCGGATGAATTCAGCCTGATTATCGAAGAGATTAATATTTACCTTGCTGCAAATGAAAAAGATAAAGCAATGGAACTTTTACAGATTGCCATTACCAAGGATGACAAGAATCCAACATTATTTTTTGCCGTTGGAACGAATTACGACCAGATGGGAAATTTCGAAGAAGCAGAAAAGAATTACCTGAAAGCGATTGAATTAAATAGTGAATTTTTTGATCCAATTTATAACCTCGGAGCGCTTTATGTGAATAAAGCCATCGAAATCACTGAACAAGCCAATAAACTGCCGCTGAACGAGCAGAAAAAATACGATGAGCTGAAAGTACAGGCAGATGAGTATCTTACAAAATCTTTGCCCTATCTTGAAAAAGCTGATCAGTTAAATCCTAATGATGTTTATGTACTGAGAACTTTAAGAGATATCTACGCCCGTTTAGGTATGCTGGATAAACTTAAGGAAGTCGATGAAAAACTTCATCAAAACGACTAA
- the gyrA gene encoding DNA gyrase subunit A → MENNNEEGRIVKVNIENQMKSAYIDYSMSVIVSRALPDVRDGLKPVHRRILFGMLDLGILSSRPYKKSARIVGEVLGKYHPHGDTSVYDAMVRMAQPWSMRYPLVDGQGNFGSIDNDSPAAMRYTEARLRKISEEMLDDINKETIDFQLNFDDTLEEPTVLPAKVPNLLINGASGIAVGMATNMAPHNLGEAIDGCIAYINNNDITIPELMEYIKAPDFPTGGIIYGYDGVREAYETGRGRVVQRGEATIETTPSGREQIIVTSVPYQVNKAEMIKKTADLINDKKIEGIVDLRDESDRNGIRIVYDLKRDAVTNVVLNKLYQMTALQTSFSINNIALVHGRPMQLNLKDIVRHFIEHRHEVVIRRTQFELKEAEKRAHILEGLLIALDNLDEVISLIRASQTPEEAREGLMTKFSLSEPQARAILDLRLQRLVGLERDKIKAEYQELLQKIEHYKAILASEQMRMDIIKAELLEIKEKYNDERRSTIEFSASDFRIEDTIPDDDVVVTISHLGYVKRTPLTEYRVQARGGRGAKGSTTRDEDFLEYLFIASNHNYLLLFTEKGKCYWLRVFEIPEGSRISKGRAIQNLINIEPDDKVRAFINTKDLKDEEYVNNHFIVMATSKGVIKKTPLEAYSRPRQNGINAIIIRDDDTLLEARLTNGHNEIIMAVKSGRAIRFNEQKVRSMGRNSTGVRGIWLDSEKDEVVGMICLDDLEFDVLVVSENGYGKRSKLEDYRVTNRGGKGVKTLNITPKTGDLISIKNVKDSDDLMIINKSGLTIRMAVSALRVMGRATQGVRLINLRDDDSIAAVAKVELDENNQVEIESDEDISDIGTIEENFDNDQAETFTQE, encoded by the coding sequence ATGGAAAACAACAACGAAGAAGGAAGAATTGTAAAAGTAAATATCGAGAATCAAATGAAATCGGCTTACATCGATTACTCGATGTCAGTCATCGTTTCACGTGCTTTGCCGGATGTTCGTGATGGCCTGAAACCTGTTCACCGCCGGATTTTATTTGGAATGCTGGACTTGGGCATACTTTCAAGCCGTCCCTATAAAAAATCGGCAAGGATTGTTGGAGAAGTTTTAGGGAAGTATCACCCTCACGGAGACACTTCAGTTTACGATGCCATGGTTCGGATGGCGCAACCCTGGTCAATGCGTTACCCTTTAGTGGATGGACAAGGTAACTTTGGTTCAATTGACAACGACAGTCCTGCTGCCATGCGCTACACCGAAGCCCGACTCAGAAAGATATCGGAGGAAATGCTCGACGATATCAACAAGGAAACCATTGATTTCCAGCTAAATTTTGACGACACACTTGAAGAACCTACTGTACTTCCTGCTAAAGTACCCAATCTTCTGATCAACGGGGCATCCGGGATTGCAGTAGGTATGGCCACCAACATGGCGCCTCATAACCTCGGAGAAGCTATTGACGGATGCATTGCCTACATTAATAATAATGATATCACTATTCCCGAATTGATGGAATACATTAAGGCGCCTGATTTTCCGACAGGCGGGATCATTTATGGCTATGATGGAGTAAGAGAAGCTTATGAAACCGGCCGTGGGAGGGTAGTACAGCGCGGTGAAGCTACAATTGAAACAACGCCTTCAGGTAGAGAGCAGATTATCGTGACATCCGTTCCTTACCAGGTGAATAAAGCTGAAATGATCAAAAAAACAGCCGATCTGATTAATGACAAAAAAATTGAAGGAATCGTAGATCTGCGCGATGAATCCGACCGAAACGGAATCCGGATTGTTTACGATCTCAAACGCGATGCAGTTACCAATGTAGTACTCAATAAGTTGTATCAGATGACTGCATTGCAGACTTCTTTCAGCATCAATAATATTGCTTTAGTACACGGCCGGCCGATGCAGCTTAATCTAAAAGACATTGTAAGACATTTTATTGAACACCGTCATGAAGTTGTGATCCGTCGAACCCAATTCGAATTGAAAGAAGCTGAAAAGCGCGCCCACATCCTGGAAGGTTTGCTAATTGCTTTGGACAACCTGGATGAGGTCATCAGCCTGATCAGGGCATCACAAACACCAGAAGAAGCTCGTGAAGGATTGATGACTAAATTTTCACTTTCCGAACCGCAGGCACGAGCAATTCTTGATTTGCGGCTTCAGCGGCTTGTAGGATTGGAGCGCGACAAGATTAAAGCAGAATACCAGGAACTCCTCCAAAAAATTGAACATTACAAAGCAATTCTTGCAAGTGAACAGATGCGGATGGACATAATCAAAGCTGAATTGCTGGAAATCAAAGAAAAATACAACGACGAGAGAAGATCAACGATTGAGTTTTCTGCAAGCGACTTCAGAATTGAAGATACTATCCCTGATGATGATGTTGTTGTTACTATCTCTCATCTTGGTTATGTTAAACGTACACCTTTGACAGAATACCGTGTTCAAGCCAGGGGTGGGAGAGGAGCCAAAGGCAGTACCACTCGTGATGAAGACTTTTTGGAATACCTTTTTATTGCCTCCAACCATAATTACCTGCTACTGTTTACCGAAAAAGGTAAATGTTATTGGCTGAGAGTATTTGAAATACCAGAAGGTAGCAGGATTTCAAAAGGTAGGGCAATCCAAAACCTGATCAACATAGAACCCGATGATAAGGTAAGAGCATTTATTAATACCAAGGACCTGAAAGACGAGGAATATGTTAATAACCATTTCATTGTCATGGCTACCTCAAAAGGGGTGATCAAAAAGACACCCCTGGAAGCTTATTCACGACCACGTCAAAACGGGATCAATGCCATTATTATTCGTGATGATGATACTTTGCTTGAAGCCAGATTAACCAACGGCCATAACGAAATCATCATGGCTGTCAAATCTGGCAGGGCTATCAGGTTTAACGAACAGAAAGTCAGGTCGATGGGTAGAAATAGTACCGGAGTCCGTGGAATCTGGCTTGATTCTGAAAAAGATGAAGTGGTAGGTATGATCTGTCTTGATGACCTGGAATTTGATGTACTTGTAGTATCAGAAAATGGATATGGAAAACGATCGAAACTCGAGGATTACCGGGTAACAAACAGAGGTGGTAAAGGCGTAAAAACGCTGAACATAACACCAAAAACCGGTGATCTCATCTCAATAAAAAATGTGAAAGACTCAGACGATCTGATGATAATCAATAAATCGGGGCTTACCATCAGAATGGCAGTCTCCGCATTGCGTGTGATGGGAAGAGCCACACAGGGCGTCCGGTTAATTAATTTACGCGATGATGACAGCATAGCAGCAGTTGCTAAGGTTGAACTTGACGAGAATAACCAGGTAGAAATTGAATCAGATGAAGACATCAGCGATATCGGAACCATTGAAGAAAATTTTGACAACGATCAAGCTGAAACTTTCACCCAAGAATAA
- a CDS encoding ATP-dependent Clp protease ATP-binding subunit encodes MEAKFSQRVKDVLTYSREEALRVGNEYIGVEHLILGILREGEGLAVQILNYLGVELSEFKKTIEKSIAATAKPGIRKAENLPLVKQAERALKLTYLEAKLFNSELIGTEHLLLAILKDEDNLVTNTLVKQGVDYDSVKEELQSIMSNNEPKPKSIEDSGKIEPTAQFPGDPADEEFEDKGYKSSKKPTESKSKTPVLDNFGRDLTRAAEEGRLDPIVGRERELERISQILSRRKKNNPILIGEPGVGKSAIAEGLATRIIERKVSRALFNKRVITLDLASIVAGTKYRGQFEERMKAVLNELEKNPDIILFIDEIHTLVGAGNASGSLDASNMFKPALARGEIQCIGATTLDEYRQYIEKDGALERRFQKILIDPTTVEETTIILNNIKEKYEDHHLVKYTDEAIKSCVTLTNRYISDRYLPDKAIDALDEAGARVHITNMHVPSRIIQIENRIEEIKTEKTKAISSQKFEEAARFRDIERKLQDELELEKKNWEIESRINREIVTEENVAEVVAMMTGIPMKRIAQSEGKRLFNMDEEIKGSVIGQDDAIKKIVKSIRRNRAGLKDPNKPIGSFIFLGPTGVGKTHLAKVLARFLFDSEDALIRIDMSEYMEKFSISRLVGAPPGYVGYEEGGQLTEKVRRKPYSIVLLDEIEKAHPDVFHLLLQVLDDGLITDSLGRRIDFKNTIIIMTSNIGSRQVKDFGQGVGFNTSARESEKDKYSQGIIENALKRAFAPEFLNRVDDIVIFDSLKREHIHQIIDIELKSLYTRIKELGYSLELTEKAKDFIVEKGWDEKFGARPLKRAIQKYVEDPLAEEIISARLKEGDLILLEFNEAKSELDIAITKSEKQETTEISSN; translated from the coding sequence ATGGAAGCAAAATTTTCGCAACGCGTAAAAGATGTACTGACTTACAGTCGTGAGGAAGCCTTGCGGGTTGGAAATGAATATATTGGCGTAGAGCATCTGATTCTTGGAATTTTACGGGAGGGCGAAGGCCTTGCCGTACAAATACTTAATTATTTAGGCGTAGAGCTATCTGAATTTAAAAAAACAATTGAGAAATCAATTGCTGCAACCGCAAAACCGGGGATCAGGAAAGCTGAAAATCTACCATTAGTCAAACAAGCTGAGAGGGCTTTGAAACTTACCTACCTTGAGGCTAAACTTTTTAACAGTGAACTGATTGGTACAGAACATCTTCTACTTGCCATACTTAAGGATGAAGATAACTTAGTTACAAATACATTGGTTAAACAAGGTGTTGACTATGACAGTGTAAAGGAGGAGTTGCAGTCAATCATGTCGAACAATGAACCCAAACCAAAGTCTATTGAGGATTCTGGGAAAATTGAGCCAACAGCGCAGTTTCCAGGTGATCCTGCAGATGAAGAATTTGAAGATAAAGGCTATAAGTCTTCGAAAAAGCCAACAGAATCAAAATCTAAAACACCTGTATTGGATAATTTTGGCAGGGATCTCACACGTGCAGCAGAAGAGGGCAGGCTTGATCCAATAGTTGGCAGGGAAAGGGAACTCGAGCGAATTTCTCAGATTCTCAGCCGCCGCAAGAAAAATAACCCCATACTGATAGGTGAACCAGGTGTCGGAAAATCTGCTATTGCTGAGGGGCTTGCAACAAGGATTATTGAGCGGAAGGTTTCACGCGCTCTGTTTAACAAAAGAGTAATCACGCTTGATCTTGCTTCGATTGTTGCCGGGACAAAATACCGAGGCCAGTTTGAAGAACGGATGAAAGCAGTATTAAATGAGTTGGAAAAGAATCCGGATATTATCCTTTTTATTGACGAAATTCACACATTGGTAGGTGCAGGAAATGCATCCGGTTCATTGGATGCTTCTAATATGTTCAAGCCGGCGCTTGCCAGAGGTGAGATACAGTGTATTGGAGCAACAACGCTGGATGAGTACAGGCAATATATCGAAAAGGATGGCGCCCTGGAACGTCGTTTTCAGAAAATCCTGATTGATCCTACAACTGTTGAAGAGACAACCATCATCCTCAACAATATCAAGGAAAAATACGAAGATCATCACCTTGTAAAATATACCGACGAGGCCATAAAATCATGTGTCACGCTGACCAACCGTTACATCAGCGACAGGTATCTGCCCGACAAAGCCATTGATGCGCTTGACGAAGCTGGTGCAAGGGTGCATATAACCAACATGCATGTTCCTTCGCGTATTATACAGATTGAAAACAGGATTGAGGAGATTAAAACTGAAAAAACCAAAGCTATCAGCAGCCAGAAATTTGAAGAAGCTGCCCGATTCAGGGACATCGAACGCAAATTGCAGGATGAACTTGAATTGGAAAAGAAGAACTGGGAGATTGAATCACGCATCAATCGTGAAATCGTTACCGAAGAAAATGTGGCTGAAGTGGTTGCCATGATGACAGGAATACCCATGAAGCGTATAGCGCAGAGTGAAGGTAAGCGTTTGTTCAACATGGACGAAGAGATTAAAGGTTCGGTTATCGGTCAGGATGATGCGATAAAAAAGATTGTAAAATCAATTCGCCGAAACCGTGCAGGATTGAAAGACCCCAATAAACCAATCGGTAGTTTCATTTTTCTTGGGCCGACAGGTGTTGGAAAAACTCACCTTGCCAAGGTACTTGCCCGTTTCCTGTTCGATTCAGAAGACGCACTGATCAGAATTGACATGAGCGAGTACATGGAAAAGTTTTCGATCTCTCGTCTCGTTGGAGCGCCTCCCGGGTATGTAGGTTATGAGGAAGGTGGTCAGTTGACCGAAAAAGTCAGGCGTAAACCATATTCTATTGTTTTGCTGGATGAAATCGAAAAGGCTCATCCTGATGTATTCCATCTGTTGCTGCAGGTTTTGGATGATGGTCTGATAACCGATAGTCTCGGGAGAAGAATCGATTTCAAAAACACCATCATTATTATGACTTCTAACATTGGAAGCCGGCAGGTTAAAGACTTTGGTCAGGGCGTTGGTTTTAATACATCAGCCAGAGAATCAGAAAAAGATAAATACTCACAAGGCATTATAGAAAATGCACTCAAAAGAGCATTTGCACCTGAGTTCCTGAACCGGGTGGATGATATTGTAATTTTCGATTCACTCAAACGGGAGCACATCCACCAAATAATTGATATTGAACTCAAATCTTTATATACACGAATCAAAGAATTGGGTTATTCACTCGAACTGACTGAAAAGGCAAAAGATTTTATCGTCGAAAAAGGGTGGGACGAAAAGTTTGGCGCCAGACCATTAAAGCGGGCAATTCAAAAGTATGTTGAAGATCCGCTTGCTGAAGAAATCATCAGCGCCAGGCTTAAGGAAGGCGACCTGATTTTACTTGAATTTAATGAAGCTAAAAGTGAGCTGGATATCGCAATCACCAAGTCAGAAAAACAGGAGACCACTGAAATTTCGTCAAATTAG
- a CDS encoding histone deacetylase family protein has protein sequence MKLLFNKIFLDHNVDSPFEGKYRLEAFSGLETIELDGEAYLSLVHSKEYITKIRKACERGDTIAEIELNPLSYKAACQAVGLAVKAAENGDFAVIRPPGHHAHRDKASGFCLFNNIAIATQTLVNKGKKVFILDIDGHHGDGTQSIFYDNKQVFFCSIHQQNTYPFTGTFLEIGKGDGLGCTLNIPIPEQSGEKDFLKAVDKAIHVAQQFKPDVIAVSAGFDGYRKDRLLALNFTLHAYYECGYKLRKAFKNIFAVLEGGYHSDLKECVDMFVEGVNIGAKPTNIQWNNELSIG, from the coding sequence ATGAAGCTACTCTTTAATAAGATTTTTTTGGATCATAATGTTGATAGTCCATTTGAAGGAAAATACCGGCTGGAGGCATTTTCAGGGCTGGAAACAATTGAACTTGATGGTGAGGCTTACTTGAGTTTGGTTCACTCTAAAGAATACATTACAAAAATCCGCAAGGCTTGTGAGAGAGGTGACACAATTGCAGAAATTGAACTTAACCCTTTAAGTTACAAGGCTGCTTGTCAGGCTGTAGGATTGGCGGTAAAGGCTGCCGAAAATGGAGATTTTGCAGTCATCCGACCTCCCGGGCACCATGCCCACCGGGATAAAGCATCCGGTTTCTGCCTGTTCAACAACATCGCCATTGCCACTCAAACACTCGTAAACAAGGGTAAAAAGGTTTTCATTCTCGACATTGACGGGCATCATGGAGACGGGACTCAAAGCATTTTTTATGACAATAAACAGGTTTTCTTTTGCTCGATTCACCAGCAAAATACTTATCCTTTCACCGGAACATTTCTCGAAATCGGTAAAGGAGATGGGTTGGGTTGTACATTAAACATTCCCATTCCGGAGCAAAGTGGAGAAAAAGATTTCTTAAAAGCAGTTGACAAAGCAATTCATGTTGCTCAGCAATTCAAACCTGATGTGATTGCCGTTTCGGCTGGGTTTGATGGCTACCGGAAGGACAGACTGCTTGCGCTCAACTTTACATTGCACGCCTATTATGAATGTGGCTATAAGTTGCGGAAAGCGTTTAAAAATATATTTGCGGTGCTTGAAGGCGGTTATCATTCTGACCTGAAAGAATGTGTGGATATGTTTGTGGAAGGGGTCAATATTGGTGCAAAACCCACCAATATCCAATGGAATAATGAATTATCCATCGGATAA
- the era gene encoding GTPase Era — MAHIAGFVSILGRPNVGKSTLMNVLVGEKLSVITSKAQTTRHRIKGIVSGEDYQIVFSDTPGILEPHYKLHEAMMHQVETAIEDADVIVYIVEPGMKEIDETLEQLREKSTGKLILVINKVDTGQQAEIQALVDQWKMKLPEATIIPISALHAFNVQTVLQTIIENLPEHPAYYPKDELTDKSYRFFIGEIIREKALNLYRKEVPYSVEVVVEEFKEEEKITRIRALIYVARESQRMIIIGHHGKAIKQLGTDARKDIETFLNKKVFLELSVKVDKNWRDSDQALRRFGYEF; from the coding sequence ATGGCACACATAGCAGGTTTTGTAAGCATTTTAGGACGTCCTAACGTTGGAAAGTCAACGTTGATGAACGTTCTGGTGGGGGAAAAACTATCGGTGATTACCAGCAAAGCCCAAACAACCAGGCATAGAATTAAAGGAATTGTCAGTGGAGAAGATTACCAAATCGTCTTTTCCGACACTCCTGGCATTCTGGAACCTCACTATAAATTGCACGAAGCAATGATGCACCAGGTAGAAACCGCCATCGAAGATGCCGATGTGATTGTTTATATTGTGGAGCCAGGAATGAAAGAGATTGACGAAACATTAGAGCAACTCAGAGAAAAATCGACCGGTAAGCTTATCCTTGTGATCAATAAGGTGGATACAGGTCAACAAGCTGAAATTCAAGCATTGGTTGATCAGTGGAAAATGAAACTGCCTGAAGCTACGATCATTCCTATCTCTGCTTTGCATGCATTTAATGTTCAGACGGTTTTACAAACCATCATTGAGAATCTACCTGAACACCCTGCTTATTATCCTAAAGATGAGCTAACCGATAAATCCTATCGTTTTTTTATAGGTGAAATTATTCGGGAAAAGGCACTGAATCTATACCGCAAGGAAGTTCCTTACTCAGTGGAAGTGGTGGTGGAAGAATTTAAGGAGGAGGAAAAAATTACCCGCATTCGCGCTTTGATTTATGTTGCACGAGAAAGTCAGCGGATGATCATTATCGGTCATCATGGAAAAGCCATCAAACAGCTTGGCACTGATGCAAGAAAAGACATAGAAACGTTCCTGAATAAAAAAGTGTTCCTTGAACTATCAGTTAAGGTAGATAAAAATTGGCGCGACAGTGATCAGGCGTTAAGAAGGTTTGGGTACGAATTTTAA
- the der gene encoding ribosome biogenesis GTPase Der, which translates to MANILAIVGRPNVGKSTLFNRLVGQRQAIVEETSGVTRDRHYGKSDWNGIGFSVIDTGGYVVGSDDIFEEEIRKQVDLAISEADVILFVVDSRDGVSELDKDVARILRKTKKEVLLVANKVDSTRQTNDYTEFYELGLEKIFPISAINGSGTGELLDEAVKHFTDTGDDHDPEIPRLAVVGRPNVGKSSLINALVGIDRNIVTDIPGTTRDTINTRYNTFGFDFMLVDTAGLRKKSRVSENIEFYSVMRSIRAIENSDVCILMIDATQGFESQDMNILHLIEKNRKAVVMIVNKWDLVEKGTNTHLEFERKIRLQTAPFTDYKIIFTSVTEKQRIFKAIEAASDAFKNKSKRIATSKLNELLLPMIESSPPPVYKGKSIKIKYITQLPVKFPAFAFYCNLPQYVRDPYKRFIENQLRKQFDFSGNMVQIYFRKK; encoded by the coding sequence ATGGCAAATATATTAGCAATTGTAGGCAGGCCCAACGTGGGAAAATCCACGCTGTTCAACCGTTTGGTCGGACAGCGGCAGGCTATTGTAGAAGAGACAAGTGGCGTAACGCGCGACCGTCACTATGGCAAAAGTGATTGGAACGGGATCGGTTTTTCGGTGATTGATACAGGTGGTTATGTTGTTGGATCTGATGACATTTTTGAAGAAGAAATCAGGAAGCAGGTCGACCTCGCCATTTCTGAGGCTGATGTGATCCTCTTTGTTGTGGACTCGCGTGATGGCGTTTCAGAGCTGGATAAAGACGTTGCAAGAATATTGCGCAAAACCAAAAAAGAAGTGCTGCTGGTGGCAAATAAAGTGGATAGTACCCGCCAGACGAACGACTATACTGAGTTTTACGAACTCGGTTTAGAAAAAATCTTTCCTATTTCGGCTATCAATGGAAGCGGTACAGGCGAATTACTGGATGAAGCTGTCAAACATTTCACTGATACCGGTGATGACCATGATCCGGAAATTCCGAGATTGGCTGTTGTGGGGCGACCTAACGTTGGCAAATCTTCGCTGATCAATGCATTGGTTGGAATTGACCGAAACATTGTAACTGATATCCCCGGAACCACCCGCGACACCATCAATACACGCTACAACACTTTCGGTTTTGATTTTATGCTTGTAGATACTGCCGGATTGAGAAAAAAAAGCAGGGTTTCCGAAAATATCGAATTCTACTCTGTGATGCGCTCGATAAGGGCCATTGAAAACAGCGATGTGTGTATTCTCATGATTGATGCCACACAGGGCTTTGAGAGCCAGGACATGAATATCCTTCACCTGATCGAAAAAAACAGGAAAGCTGTGGTGATGATCGTTAACAAATGGGACCTCGTGGAAAAAGGAACGAATACACATCTTGAGTTTGAACGCAAAATACGCTTACAAACAGCACCCTTTACCGATTACAAAATCATTTTTACATCGGTCACCGAAAAGCAACGGATTTTCAAAGCCATTGAAGCTGCCAGTGACGCATTTAAAAATAAATCCAAACGAATTGCAACTTCAAAACTGAACGAGTTGCTGCTGCCGATGATCGAGTCCTCGCCTCCGCCGGTTTATAAGGGAAAATCCATCAAGATTAAATACATTACCCAACTTCCTGTGAAATTCCCTGCTTTCGCATTTTATTGTAACCTGCCACAGTATGTACGAGATCCTTACAAACGTTTCATCGAGAATCAATTGCGCAAGCAGTTCGATTTCAGTGGAAATATGGTTCAGATTTATTTCAGGAAAAAATAA